The genomic region ATCATGAACCCGCTGAGTCTCATTCTTACAACCTCCAATTCCCTCTTCACGTCCAAAAATAACGACGCCGGCACCCATGTCATCAGCGCTATCCCTAATTCTGCCACGCCGAATTCTCCTCCGTGTATCTCCAGCGGAGACCGGCGGGTGTTACTAGTGACTCACCCCTACCGCTGTATGTCTTCAGCCTTTTTCACTACATGCTGAGAATAATGTGAAATTTTCTAACGCCTTTTGTTAGCAGTCGCTTTTGAGCCTCGCCAAATCGAGGGATGTGATTAGCAATCTGTAAGATTCGGTGTGTTTAGATGCAGGGAGGAGTCATCGTGGTGGGCTTCGCGGTTTGTTTAAAGATCAAGGTGATCGCCGGTTTTTTGGAAGTTGGTGATACCTTCAAACTACACTCTACAAAACAATACTACAACAATACAATCTTATCAAGATTTTTCACAAAACTTTTGGATACCTTCTCCACATTTCTACACTCTCTATTgactttccatcatcatcattatcatcatcatgtaAGACCAGCCCCTTTCAGCCTCGAGCTCACGACTAACGACACCGCAGGGGACAATCATCtgcatctccttcatcttcatcatcaagatctcAGACTTCAGGTGCCAGAGACCCAACATCACTCATGGACATCACACGTCGCTTTAGCCGCTCCTGTAGCAAGGCAGAGATCGCCTCAGTAGGCATCTCcccttcaacctcagctGTCTTCGCAATCTACACAGCTGCGCAAACCTCTCAATCCTGGATAGACGTCTTTGACATCAAGACTCAGAGCGGCTATTCCAAGACAAGTGGCTCACGCGCTGTCTTCTCACCCAATGGCTCGAAGCTGGCTACTATTAGGGACTGGACCGTTCAGTTTACAGGAGGCTTCGACTTTCACCACTCTAGCACTGTCTTCCTGAGGGACTATGTTAGTGGAAAGACGGCTTGCGAACTCAAGGAGGCTAAGGGTGAGCCAATTGCTTGGAGCCGTGATGGGAGACTCATCGCAGTCGGTGAAGCGAGGAATCGCATTGGAGTTTGGGATGTGAAGAACGGAGTCCGAGTCGGAAAGGTTCTGAGCCACATCGACGCTGTTACTCACGCTGCTTTCCTCCCCGACCAGAGCCTCGTCACTATCTCACGCGACGGAACGCTGcgcatcaccaacaccaagacttGCAAGACAATTCGCCGTCTCGAGATCGACGGCTCAAACAACCCCCGCGCTCTAGCAGTCAGCCCCGATGGTCGACGCATCGTTTCAGTCTGGGGAACAAACGTTCACATCTGGATCCCCTCTGCCAACGACTTGACGTCTTATAACCTCAACGCAGTGCGCGCTGTTGAGGGATGGCCCCTTGTGATCTCGCCCAACTGCCGATACATGCTCTGCAGAACTGAAGATGGGTTCGACATCATGGATGTTGCGACGGGAACGATTATGTACGATGAGGCTACGGAGGAGATGGTTATGTCTGGGGCTTTTGATGAGGATGCTAAGGTTCTGGTCCTTGGAAGGATGGATGGCGTTGTTGAGGTTCGGGATGTTTTTGACAGGAGGTGAAAAGTTGTGATACCCTAGGGTGACCAGACTGTAAATGAGCTGGATAGATATGTTTTGGAAGGATGGGCGTTTACTTTACACGGGCGTATAGGGGTTGTTACTGTTTCTCAGATATTCAACATCGTTGATTGTAAGAGCATATGCCAGGCTCTCAACAGCAAGTATTGACATACTCAAAATTAATTCCCTCAATTATCTACATACATGTTCGTTGAACCCAGCGGCGAGATATCCTCAATTTTGACTTTTGAGTTCCCCCAAGCTGAATGGATCCAGGGGTAAAAAAGTTCTTACAAGCCACATCAGTGCTCTGAGACAGATATTTAGCAAAGTCAAACAGTAATCGGCAAATCAGGGGATCACATCAAATGCTGAAGTTATGAGCCGAAGAACACAATTTGTCACATAGGTAGTGTTCCAAAAAAT from Fusarium oxysporum Fo47 chromosome III, complete sequence harbors:
- a CDS encoding uncharacterized protein (expressed protein), which encodes MRAIMNPLSLILTTSNSLFTSKNNDAGTHVISAIPNSATPNSPPCISSGDRRVLLVTHPYRSVAFEPRQIEGCD